The sequence below is a genomic window from Bombus huntii isolate Logan2020A chromosome 13, iyBomHunt1.1, whole genome shotgun sequence.
AAGACATGATTGAAACGCGACAACGATCGATACTCGACGTATGAGACGTAGTATACATCCCCCGCGTTTGCCAGTACGTGCATACGCGAATGGGTTACGCGTGAATGTGAATATTCATGGTGGCAGACTACGAGCTCGTTTGTCTCGTGAAATGAATTTCGAGTAACCTAGATTGAAAACCTGGCGTAGTTCGTCCACGCATTTATCTCGTTGCGAGGTCATTTTTCATTCGAAAGCTCGATGTCTGGGAAAATATAAATGCCAAAGGGACGAGTCGCctcaaaatttttattcgccgGACACGAGATATTGCCCCTATACCTTGGAATTGAAAAATTCCACTTGTAACGTCGAGGAAAACATTTGTCACAAGTAAGCATTATTTAATTCGTATTATCACGGAGATCTTACATTTTTTCTGTTGCGTCGTTTCAGATTATCGTTATCAGCATCTCGTGATAACGTCCCATGGACGACGAATATGCCTAAGTTTAAAGTAACATGACAGAAAATTGTACTTATAATGATTTTCATCCTGTCGTATATATCATTTCACAAGTATTAaagttttacgatattatcGCAATTATTACACCGTATTACATCATTTCCTTATGAATGAAgataagaaaatagaaaaagttaATCCCACGCGATACTCAACTTCTTTCACGTTTCTAATAATCTCTGTTTCTTGTCTCCAGTAATCTGATTTCATTGGttatcgttattacgtaaACGTAATCATTCATCATTGACATAAGATACAGGTAatttaatcgccctcgttcaTGTACTGATTCCTTGTATTTACGATTGCACTCCTGTTTCATACTTTACAAggaaaagattgaaattgcTTGGAGTACGCGATTATCGGTAAGACCCAAGGAATACCAGGAATAAGCATTACATGAACTTTTATAGATAATCGATCGAAGTCTATAAGATCGAGTGTTCAGACTGTTTCCATGAACAGATGGATAGGATTTACGTGTTTCTCGAATGAATATGAGTGTCTTCAATAGGTCAGTGACCCtttaagaaaagaaacgaacgtGAACGGAAAAGTATCCGCTGTGTTATCTTTCATTACGCTCCTTGGACACGTTTGTCCGTAATCAGTCTGTACCAGTTGATACAGCCAATGATAGTTAATGCGATACATACTGTTGGTGATCAAACAGTCGAGCCAGTGGCGTGCGTCGTAAAGCTTCAAATCTCTCATTCATTTCGCGCGATCAACCTGTTGTCGGATTATAAAGTCTTCTTTCTAATTTACGTTTAATGTTAAAGGTAAGTTATCATTTTATGCCTTTTACATTATAGATATTTGGCTTTGAAACGCTGTTATtatcgaaaattatttattattgttatttttcgAATTGAATCATGCAGAGGACAAATTCGACAATTTTATGAAAGTTAACTATTTGATTTCTGAAGGATTAACACTAGTActattaataaagaaattataagATTTGTACGAAACAGATATAAATTTGgaacaaagaaatataaatttagaaGCCTATGGAGGAATAtgtaattgaaagaaaaaacaagCTTCCGTTCGTGCATTTTACAAATTAGATCTCTGTGAAATCAATTTTGATGAAACGAATCACGATACAAGAATGCAAAAATTTTGAGTAATATAGTTTGTGCTGTACAatctttaatttatataaattcaagAAAACAAATAgtcaaatttcttttcaatatCGCCAGCATGTTCCGGTTTTAATAacaaaagaggaagaaaacaGGGTCGTTCTGATTCACGAAATAAGCTCACAAAGTCCTTTGTCAGGAGCAGATTTCAATTTCTGCGTGCCACATTCTCGACACAAAGGAATCTCAATGCTGGCTTCACGATCCCAGCAATCGCCatcgattatttttattcgttaaactgaAAAGCAATTGGTATATCTCTTCTGTGTCATCGCGTGTTTGCTATTATgtcaattaaaataaaaatgccAGAACTTGTAGCTTctatcgtttaattaaaattaaaaattgtatcgtGCACATTACTGCACATGGAATCGATCGCGGTTTTTGTGCGAAGAAATTCTTCGGTTTCCATCGAGCTTCTACTCGTAAATCATCGACGCGAGAAAACCTTCGAAACAACTTAGGAAATAGAGGCTTACCGATTATCTAAGAAGGCACGAGCCTTTGATGACAATTAGTGGAATTTTAGTAAAGTTTGCCCGTTCCAAACTGGGGACGACCGCACCAGTTATCGACATACGGCACCCAAAACCGATAACGGATACCAAGATCCTGGTATTACTCACTCCGCGTGCCAACGAAGCTTCTAGGATATAGTGTGTCTCGTGATACCCGAATCAATCCATTATTCGACGAAGAAATTCGACGATCGAAAACAAAAGAATAATCTCCTTTTATCGAAACATACTATTGTTTGTTGCCTTTCCAAGAATCTCAACTCCAGATCGTATCTTTTCAGAATTTCAGATATGTGTCTTAATCGTCAACAGAAATTATTGTCAAATtccaaaatataattttaattttaattcaattttactGTTTGGATACTTTCATAATCGAGGagttttttcaaaaaaatgttaaaaaataaagcgATGAATTAGATAAATTGCTAGTATTTGTGTTTTAGTGTTTTAATATCATCTATATTCCAATTGATGATTATACTAGttgttaaaaatttgtattccttttatatttagaaaaaaaatacaaactCTATAATAATTGTGAATTGTTATGTAACTAAAAATCTGCATGCTTGTTTGGAACGCTCTTTAATCTTAGACATCGACTTTAATCATTAAGAAACAATGATCAGTTCTAAAGTTAAAAAAGCTAAAGTTCTAAGATATACAAACAATCTTCTGTTTGTTTTTTATCTAAGAATTTATACTCCGAACTATTCACTTTGATCGTTAAAAAATGATCATTATACTCGCAAATATATGGAGAACCGTCCTCTTTTCCTAAAAATTTCAACTTCAGCTCGTATCCTATcaatacttttatattttaacgcATCCACTCAAGCCATGAAAAAACAACGGGCAAATTCTAAGATATAATAGCAAAAGCCACCTTCACATAATTTCTATTCGCCTTCTTCCCAGAAATTCCTCTACTACATGCACTATGTAACGCGAGTCACCCTATATATCATTTGGAGACATAccagaagagaaagagagctgCAGGAAATTCCCGATTGTCATAACCAATCCCTCCGATTCCTCCTCCGGCGGCTATCGGAACGCGGCAAGTTCCTCGTTTGCTTTCGTATTGATTAGCCATCACTTTCAGATGACGCCTCTACTTCGGTGGGTGTTGCTGGCGTTGCTGTTGGCCATGGTGGTCGCGCATCCGGTCGAGCACGCATGCGTTTATCTCTGCCGTGCACGGAACACCAGCCCCGAGATCACGGGAGGCTGCGAGCACCAGCAGAAACTCGTTCTTCAGTCCAGCGGAGGCCGGTTCCCGATTCACCGTCTCTTCAGGCTCTGCTTGACCCCGTGTCATGGTTCGTCGGATTTGCTCGTCTTCGACAACACCCATACCTGTCGTACGTTTCGACAGACGCTTATCCAGTATCACGGTTGTTCCTGCGACGACCTAAATTATGGCGAAACAAGGAATAACCAAGAAAATCCTTCGACAGTCAAGAAATTCGAAGAGGATCAGTTGAAGGGGACCGATGTAACGAGGATGTTGGAGAAGGCGGGCGAACAACAGATTGTTCGAGGTCAAAGTTTAAAGACCAAAGATGTTCGTCGATACATCACGGAGATCAAAGTGGAAAAGGATATAATCCAAGCAGACTTTAAAGATACcgacaatttaaataaagcaGACTCTGAAGAGACACCTAAAGATGCTGCTACTGGTATTTTAGAGAAACCAGGCTCCAAAGATGATGCTTCTCGCAAGGAAGATTCCACGGATGAGACATCTGTAGACTGGGACCGATGGTGTATGAACCAATGTGACAACGGTAAGGGTGGAAGCGCTTGTAACTGTGACATAATACCGTGAAGAGGAAGATGGGCTTCCGGACGATGAAGGCAACAGATTTACGAATTTACATATCTCGTAGGTTAGTCGGAACAATGGTACCGATAGATATAAGGTTAGTTTCTTTGATTGATAACACGTAAACACCGTTTATTTCGtgtatctttctttcttttcctaaTCTATGTATATTCCTCGATAATCCTCGTCGGGGCGAGATTCGATCGTATATTACGATTCATGTATACAATTCCAATAATCGCGATCGGCGGATAAGAAAAAAGTATTTCGTGTCTTTTATCTGAAGATGCTTTCGACCCAGCTGCTCGTTGTTAATCTACCGATCAACGAGATATCGACAATGTAAGACTGTAGTGGAATATTTTTTTCGAAACGATCGCAATCTGCGATTATCGGTCTTTAGATGGCTTAATTGCTTTCCTAGGCTTAAGAGACTTCTTTAGACGCTAGGTCCGGTTCACGCGCTCAACGGGGGGAGCTTAACGACCAGGGAAAAAACTTTTTATCAGACCGCAATAGAGGGATTTTCTTCGAGACAAAGGAGGCTTTTCGTTGTCACGAATTATCGACCGTTCTCCACGATAAAAATGACACATCCTTCACACGGTATTTACAGTTCAGGGAAACGATAAAGAACACTGTGAGCATCGTTCTAGAGGCGTGTGAACAGGACAATAAAGTGCAATGTGTGTATTATGCaataaacgatatttataCGTGGCAGCGGTGC
It includes:
- the LOC126872328 gene encoding uncharacterized protein LOC126872328, which produces MLKMTPLLRWVLLALLLAMVVAHPVEHACVYLCRARNTSPEITGGCEHQQKLVLQSSGGRFPIHRLFRLCLTPCHGSSDLLVFDNTHTCRTFRQTLIQYHGCSCDDLNYGETRNNQENPSTVKKFEEDQLKGTDVTRMLEKAGEQQIVRGQSLKTKDVRRYITEIKVEKDIIQADFKDTDNLNKADSEETPKDAATGILEKPGSKDDASRKEDSTDETSVDWDRWCMNQCDNGKGGSACNCDIIP